The Streptomyces sp. NBC_00224 genome has a window encoding:
- a CDS encoding extracellular solute-binding protein → MRISRRAFAAAAVLATVLPLSACSSDSDSGSSDASGKVEGKIIFQTWNLQANFKDYFNGVIAEFQKKYPGTEVKWVDRPAEGYADKISADAAGGTLPDVVNVSPDLVAPLAKAGLALDLDKAASAYRKEYLPGAWQAHQIPGMQGTYAFPWYLNTGPMFYNKRLFKEAGLDAEKPPKTYDEVFAAGLKMARQSNGKIATFANVPAIEDFGRYGVEPMNKSGDGFAFNDAKGVELLTKYKELYDAKALDPQALTATPESAGHKFLTESVAMNPGSALDLANFRKQAPTLYKNIGITDQVTSTGKANMYVMGVMVNSKAKQKPAAVAFAHFVTDATRQMEFAKKVAIFPSTAGSLDDPYFTKEDGTDDTRVRIAAAKSLKTAANYTPVLFSEQMKTALRNEVAKALQGKQSPKEALDNAVKACDQLLKQS, encoded by the coding sequence GTGCGCATCTCCCGCAGGGCATTCGCCGCTGCCGCCGTCCTCGCCACCGTCCTGCCGCTGAGCGCCTGCTCCAGCGACTCCGACTCCGGTTCGTCCGACGCGTCCGGCAAGGTCGAAGGGAAGATCATCTTCCAGACCTGGAACCTCCAGGCGAACTTCAAGGACTATTTCAACGGCGTGATCGCGGAGTTCCAGAAGAAGTACCCCGGCACCGAGGTGAAGTGGGTCGACCGGCCCGCCGAGGGCTACGCCGACAAGATCAGCGCCGACGCCGCCGGCGGCACCCTGCCCGATGTCGTCAACGTCTCGCCCGACCTGGTGGCCCCGCTCGCGAAGGCCGGTCTCGCGCTCGACCTCGACAAGGCGGCGTCCGCGTACCGGAAGGAGTACCTGCCCGGCGCCTGGCAGGCCCACCAGATACCCGGCATGCAGGGCACCTACGCCTTCCCCTGGTACCTCAACACGGGCCCGATGTTCTACAACAAGCGGCTGTTCAAGGAAGCCGGGCTGGACGCGGAGAAGCCGCCGAAGACCTACGACGAGGTCTTCGCGGCCGGGCTGAAGATGGCCCGGCAGAGCAACGGCAAGATCGCGACCTTCGCCAACGTGCCCGCCATCGAGGACTTCGGGCGCTACGGCGTCGAGCCGATGAACAAGAGCGGCGACGGCTTCGCCTTCAACGACGCCAAGGGGGTCGAACTCCTCACCAAGTACAAGGAGTTGTACGACGCCAAGGCGCTCGACCCGCAGGCGCTGACCGCCACCCCCGAGTCCGCCGGCCACAAGTTCCTCACCGAGTCGGTGGCCATGAACCCGGGCAGCGCCCTCGACCTCGCCAACTTCAGGAAGCAGGCCCCGACGCTCTACAAGAACATCGGGATCACCGACCAGGTCACCAGCACCGGCAAGGCGAACATGTACGTCATGGGCGTCATGGTGAACTCCAAGGCCAAGCAGAAGCCCGCGGCCGTCGCCTTCGCGCACTTCGTGACCGACGCTACCCGCCAGATGGAGTTCGCCAAGAAGGTCGCCATCTTCCCGAGCACCGCGGGCTCGCTCGACGACCCGTACTTCACCAAGGAGGACGGCACCGACGACACCCGGGTGCGGATCGCCGCCGCCAAGTCCCTGAAGACGGCGGCCAATTACACGCCGGTGCTGTTCAGCGAGCAGATGAAGACCGCGCTGCGCAACGAGGTGGCCAAGGCGCTCCAGGGCAAGCAGAGCCCCAAGGAAGCGCTTGACAACGCTGTCAAGGCCTGTGACCAGCTGCTGAAGCAGAGCTGA
- a CDS encoding LacI family DNA-binding transcriptional regulator, which yields MKDIAQRAGVSESAVSFALNDRPGVSEVTRDRVRRVAEQLGWRPSTAARALSGEGAATVGLVVARPAATLGVDSFFLQLISGIQEVLAERQLGLLFQVVEDVKAECAVYRRWWAEHRVDGVLVVDPRTDDPRPELLDELGLPGVVIGGLPDAHPNLSQVRADDAGAMAAVVGRLYELGHRRVVHIAGLDSLAHTDRRIRSLRAEAERRGLTGVRSVTTDYSDTEGAAVTRRVLGGEAAPTALVYDNDVMAAAGAAVVAGLGLAVPGDVSIVSWEDSVLCRMVHPWLTALSRDTIAFGRLAARELTALLDGAAARSVPMPLPRLIERESTAAAPLTRA from the coding sequence ATGAAGGACATCGCCCAGCGGGCCGGGGTGTCGGAGAGCGCGGTGTCGTTCGCGCTCAACGACCGCCCCGGCGTCTCCGAGGTCACCCGGGACCGGGTCCGCCGGGTCGCCGAGCAGCTGGGCTGGCGGCCGAGCACGGCGGCCCGGGCGCTCTCCGGCGAGGGCGCGGCCACGGTCGGCCTGGTGGTGGCGCGCCCGGCGGCGACCCTCGGCGTGGACTCGTTCTTCCTCCAGCTGATCTCCGGCATCCAGGAGGTCCTGGCGGAGCGTCAACTCGGCCTGCTCTTCCAGGTGGTGGAGGACGTGAAGGCCGAGTGCGCGGTGTACCGGCGCTGGTGGGCCGAGCACCGCGTGGACGGCGTCCTGGTGGTCGACCCGCGCACCGACGACCCGCGCCCGGAGCTGCTCGACGAGCTCGGGCTGCCGGGGGTCGTGATCGGCGGGCTGCCGGACGCGCACCCGAACCTGTCCCAGGTGCGCGCCGACGACGCCGGGGCGATGGCGGCGGTCGTCGGCAGGCTGTACGAGCTGGGGCACCGCAGGGTCGTGCACATCGCGGGCCTCGACTCGCTGGCCCACACCGACCGCCGCATCCGCTCCCTGCGCGCCGAGGCCGAACGGCGCGGCCTGACCGGGGTGCGCTCGGTGACCACGGACTACTCGGACACCGAGGGCGCGGCGGTGACCCGCCGGGTGCTGGGCGGAGAGGCGGCGCCGACCGCGCTGGTCTACGACAACGACGTGATGGCGGCCGCCGGCGCCGCCGTGGTGGCGGGGCTCGGCCTCGCGGTGCCGGGCGACGTCTCGATCGTGTCGTGGGAGGACTCGGTGCTGTGCCGGATGGTCCACCCGTGGCTCACCGCGCTCTCCCGGGACACCATCGCGTTCGGGCGGCTCGCCGCGCGGGAGCTGACCGCGCTGCTCGACGGCGCCGCCGCCCGGTCGGTCCCGATGCCGCTGCCCCGGCTGATCGAGCGCGAGAGCACCGCTGCTGCGCCGCTCACCCGGGCCTGA
- a CDS encoding SpoIIE family protein phosphatase, translating to MPDRDAPGPRPDRAPPHQAVLSRVLTGLLDDVQAHSGAVYVLDRGENVLVMAAIAGLPRVFAAPWERVGLAAPIPVADAARERRLVWVGGEEEMAGRYPRIAVVLPYPFALAALPVATADTVYGAVYATWPGSHPADLSRHERERLGAACDRLAEYMEWAAGQGRPVLPEPGVRPVEPPPGESGAAEAARMAARLPYGLCALDLDGRVEYANQAAADLLGIPVESLLGTPPWVTLPWLNDPMYEDRYRAALLSQRITSFVALRPPGDWLSFRLYPSTTGLSVRITRARATPRGGRPPRDEGEGPGRLVTISHVLSLASALTEAVGVQDVIDLVADEIMPAVGSRTLVMLGSSGGRLHVLGQRGYEDPSVVDRFDGMPLTAPTPGVRALLTGVPGFFESRRQLERLYPVRHATPDGMAAWAYLPLIASGRAVGTCVLGYAEERAFTAEERAVLTSVGGLIAQALERAQLYDTKHRLAHGLQEALLPDTLPDLPGLEVAARYLPATLGMDIGGDFYDLLPVGTAAAAVIGDVQGHDVTAAGLMGQVRTAVRAYTAVGQTPGRVMESTNRLLVDLATERFASCIYLQLDTARGRALLARAGHPQPLLRDPDGRVRTLDLAGGPLLGIEADAVYPTTEVALPPGSVLALYTDGLIEIAGVDLDESLAAVADRLAAEGGRPLEEVADSLVRHVQETQGRSDDVALLLLRPG from the coding sequence GTGCCCGACCGGGATGCGCCCGGGCCCCGGCCCGACCGCGCGCCCCCGCACCAGGCGGTCCTGTCCCGGGTGCTGACCGGGTTGCTGGACGACGTCCAAGCGCACTCCGGTGCCGTCTATGTGCTCGATCGCGGGGAGAACGTCCTGGTCATGGCCGCGATCGCGGGGCTGCCCAGGGTGTTCGCCGCGCCCTGGGAGCGGGTCGGGCTCGCCGCCCCCATCCCGGTCGCCGACGCGGCCCGCGAACGGCGTCTGGTCTGGGTCGGCGGCGAGGAGGAGATGGCGGGCCGCTACCCCCGGATCGCGGTCGTGCTGCCCTACCCCTTCGCGCTGGCCGCGCTCCCCGTGGCCACCGCCGACACCGTCTACGGGGCCGTCTACGCAACCTGGCCCGGCTCGCACCCGGCGGACCTCTCCCGCCACGAGCGCGAGCGGCTCGGCGCCGCCTGCGACCGGCTCGCCGAGTACATGGAGTGGGCCGCGGGCCAGGGCAGACCCGTGCTGCCGGAGCCCGGCGTGCGCCCCGTGGAGCCGCCCCCGGGGGAGAGCGGCGCCGCCGAGGCCGCCCGGATGGCCGCGCGCCTGCCGTACGGGCTGTGCGCGCTCGATCTCGACGGACGGGTCGAGTACGCCAACCAGGCGGCCGCCGACCTGCTCGGCATCCCGGTCGAGAGCCTGCTCGGCACCCCGCCGTGGGTGACCCTGCCCTGGCTGAACGACCCGATGTACGAGGACCGCTACCGGGCGGCGCTGCTCAGCCAGCGGATCACCTCGTTCGTGGCGCTGCGCCCGCCCGGCGACTGGCTCTCCTTCCGGCTCTACCCCAGCACCACCGGGCTCAGCGTGCGCATCACCCGGGCCCGCGCCACGCCCCGGGGAGGCCGTCCGCCGCGCGACGAGGGGGAGGGGCCGGGGCGTCTTGTGACCATCTCGCACGTCCTGAGCCTGGCCAGCGCTCTGACCGAGGCCGTGGGCGTACAGGACGTGATCGACCTGGTGGCCGACGAGATCATGCCGGCCGTGGGCAGCCGGACCCTGGTCATGCTCGGCTCCTCCGGCGGCCGCCTGCACGTGCTGGGACAGCGCGGATACGAGGACCCCTCGGTGGTGGACAGGTTCGACGGGATGCCGCTGACCGCCCCGACGCCGGGCGTGCGCGCCCTGCTCACCGGCGTACCGGGGTTCTTCGAGTCGCGCCGGCAGCTGGAGCGCCTCTACCCGGTCCGGCACGCCACCCCCGACGGCATGGCCGCCTGGGCCTATCTGCCGCTGATCGCCTCCGGCCGCGCCGTGGGGACCTGTGTGCTGGGCTACGCCGAGGAGCGCGCCTTCACGGCCGAGGAGCGCGCGGTGCTGACCAGCGTGGGCGGCCTCATCGCGCAGGCCCTGGAGCGGGCGCAGCTCTACGACACCAAGCACCGGCTCGCCCACGGCCTCCAGGAGGCCCTGCTGCCGGACACCCTGCCGGACCTGCCCGGGCTCGAAGTGGCCGCGCGCTATCTGCCGGCCACCCTGGGCATGGACATCGGCGGCGACTTCTACGACCTGCTGCCCGTCGGCACCGCGGCCGCCGCCGTGATCGGCGACGTCCAGGGCCACGACGTCACCGCGGCGGGCCTGATGGGCCAGGTGCGCACCGCCGTACGCGCCTACACCGCCGTCGGCCAGACCCCCGGCCGGGTCATGGAGTCCACCAACCGGCTCCTGGTCGACCTCGCCACCGAGCGCTTCGCCAGCTGCATCTATCTGCAGCTGGACACCGCGCGCGGACGCGCCCTGCTGGCCCGCGCCGGACATCCCCAGCCGCTGCTCAGGGACCCGGACGGCCGAGTGCGCACGCTGGATCTGGCCGGTGGCCCGCTGCTCGGCATCGAGGCGGACGCCGTCTACCCGACCACGGAGGTGGCGCTGCCGCCCGGGTCGGTCCTCGCCCTGTACACCGACGGCCTCATCGAGATCGCGGGCGTCGACCTCGACGAGTCGCTGGCCGCCGTCGCCGACCGGCTCGCCGCCGAGGGCGGGCGCCCCCTGGAGGAGGTCGCCGACAGCCTCGTACGCCATGTCCAGGAGACCCAGGGGCGCAGCGACGACGTGGCGCTCCTGCTGCTCAGGCCCGGGTGA
- a CDS encoding phosphodiester glycosidase family protein, whose protein sequence is MRRTTLAAALSAAVALTAAVAMPTAEAAPHGALRPALDAKPFQPPLTPTAPPVTRTLSPGVTLTTYTFGKKNADDFWTVHVYLPAEPGGRVGKATTELGPKDTADQVAQALREKGFTPRVEEVRSPAYADLAAGTLGWTVRVGGFAERPDATAELAKVKAAGFTGDTRYTAQDGTDLQAPQKVNVIRVDFREFQGKVDTEFGPTLHGTEPATDLVARAHAIAGINGQWFYNDAPGGFYVKDGKVLASATQGRGAILITKGGRSVRVDAIKAHISLQTPGGAIEEIDGVNRFPGDVWNCGGVGGDTPTEKPQHDFECTDPSELVQFTPEWGAAPKGAGAEAVLDADNEVVAVNASRGAAVPDGGSTIQAIGDSAEWLLGHVHVGDELGIRTRVSDSYGRPVPLTRDTTIMQVGPTLVRHGKVSVNALADGIIRFGADQSFTYDWTNRANPRSMMGVDDRGRLMLAVVDGRQAGYSEGLSVARTAELMRQLGAREALNLDGGGSSVMATAADGVINHPSDSSGERSLGDAWVIKP, encoded by the coding sequence ATGCGCCGAACCACCCTCGCCGCCGCGCTGTCAGCCGCCGTCGCACTGACCGCCGCGGTCGCCATGCCGACTGCCGAGGCCGCCCCCCACGGCGCCCTCCGGCCCGCCCTCGACGCCAAGCCGTTCCAGCCGCCCCTGACGCCCACCGCGCCCCCGGTGACCCGGACCCTGAGCCCCGGTGTCACCCTCACCACGTACACCTTCGGCAAGAAGAACGCGGACGACTTCTGGACCGTGCACGTGTACCTGCCCGCCGAGCCCGGCGGCCGGGTCGGCAAGGCCACGACCGAGCTGGGCCCCAAGGACACGGCGGACCAGGTCGCACAGGCCCTGCGCGAGAAGGGCTTCACGCCACGGGTCGAAGAGGTCCGCTCGCCCGCGTACGCCGACCTCGCGGCCGGCACGCTGGGCTGGACGGTCCGGGTGGGCGGCTTCGCCGAGCGGCCCGACGCGACCGCCGAGCTGGCCAAGGTGAAGGCCGCCGGGTTCACCGGCGACACGCGCTACACCGCGCAGGACGGCACCGACCTCCAGGCCCCGCAGAAGGTCAACGTCATAAGAGTCGACTTCCGGGAGTTCCAGGGCAAGGTGGACACCGAGTTCGGGCCCACCCTGCACGGCACCGAGCCCGCGACCGACCTCGTCGCCCGCGCGCACGCGATCGCGGGCATCAACGGCCAGTGGTTCTACAACGACGCCCCCGGCGGGTTCTACGTCAAGGACGGCAAGGTGCTCGCCTCGGCGACCCAGGGCCGGGGCGCGATCCTCATCACCAAGGGCGGCCGGTCCGTCCGCGTCGACGCCATCAAGGCGCACATCTCGCTGCAGACGCCGGGCGGCGCCATCGAGGAGATCGACGGCGTCAACCGCTTCCCCGGCGACGTCTGGAACTGCGGCGGAGTCGGCGGCGACACCCCGACCGAGAAGCCGCAGCACGACTTCGAGTGCACGGACCCCAGCGAGCTGGTGCAGTTCACCCCCGAGTGGGGCGCCGCGCCGAAGGGTGCGGGCGCCGAGGCCGTCCTCGACGCCGACAACGAGGTGGTCGCGGTGAACGCCTCGCGCGGGGCCGCCGTCCCGGACGGCGGATCCACCATCCAGGCCATCGGGGACAGCGCCGAGTGGCTGCTCGGCCATGTGCACGTGGGCGACGAGCTCGGCATCCGCACCCGCGTCAGCGACAGCTACGGCCGGCCGGTCCCGCTCACCCGGGACACCACGATCATGCAGGTCGGCCCGACCCTGGTGCGGCACGGCAAGGTGTCGGTGAACGCGCTGGCGGACGGGATCATCCGGTTCGGCGCCGACCAGTCGTTCACGTACGACTGGACCAACCGGGCCAATCCGCGCTCGATGATGGGCGTGGACGACCGCGGTCGGCTGATGCTGGCCGTGGTCGACGGCCGCCAGGCGGGCTACAGCGAGGGGCTGAGCGTCGCGCGCACCGCGGAGCTGATGCGCCAGCTCGGCGCCCGTGAGGCGCTCAACCTCGACGGCGGCGGCTCCAGCGTGATGGCCACGGCGGCCGACGGCGTCATCAACCACCCGTCGGACTCCTCGGGCGAGCGCTCGCTGGGCGACGCCTGGGTCATCAAGCCCTGA
- a CDS encoding SpoIIE family protein phosphatase, producing the protein MGSFDWDLANNTLAFDDAGLAVFDLKPDEYDGNPDSLVSRVPPEEGMRVNAVIDEAMQTGRSSYGAYFQLRRRNGHRQWTHVRGRILRDERGSAYRVLGIVRNASTELTEFTLISPLEAGRRRITGMVQGTTEALSKAVTVEDVAAVLTGTDGMERFGADGLVLGLVEGGALKVIATAGDSMDALDELKLHRLDDSLPLAEAVLTGRSRFVTSLGELGHTFPRLAPFIQHLELDAAAFLPLIAQARPVGGLALFFRGRSDFSAEDRNLCLGLAGILAQSLQRAILFDQEREFATGLQASMLPRHVPEVPGAEIAVRYHAAWGGREVGGDWYDVIALPRGRVGVVVGDVQGHDTHAAAIMGQLRIAIRAYAGEGHPPATVLARASRFLAELDTERFATCTYAQVDLSSGGVRAVRAGHLGPFIRHTDGRVGRPKLRGGLPLGLATEFEDEEFPETRLDLVPGETMVMCTDGLVEEPGLDIAAGMDALEGAVRTGPEGADALADHLSATLWERWGTGDDVALLVLRRAPDPGTPQAPRIHQYIHQADPEGLAESRVALRRALEDWGFGELVDDVELAAGELLGNVLLHTEGGAVLTLEVLPEPVRRVRLWVKDRSSVRPRRRTPGEAATSGRGLMLIEAVSARWGIEPRGDGKAVWCEFVPDGTEADLSAERPVVPPEEPPED; encoded by the coding sequence ATGGGCAGCTTCGACTGGGACCTGGCGAACAACACCCTTGCGTTCGATGACGCCGGTCTCGCCGTCTTCGACCTGAAGCCCGACGAATACGACGGGAACCCCGACTCGCTGGTCTCCCGGGTGCCCCCCGAGGAGGGCATGCGGGTCAACGCGGTGATCGACGAGGCCATGCAGACCGGCCGCTCCTCCTACGGCGCCTACTTCCAGCTGCGGCGGCGCAACGGACACCGGCAGTGGACCCATGTGCGCGGGCGGATCCTGCGCGACGAGCGGGGCAGCGCGTACCGCGTCCTCGGGATCGTCCGCAACGCCTCCACCGAACTCACCGAGTTCACGCTGATCAGCCCGCTGGAGGCGGGCCGAAGACGCATCACCGGCATGGTCCAGGGCACCACCGAGGCCCTCTCCAAGGCGGTGACCGTCGAGGACGTCGCCGCCGTCCTCACCGGCACCGACGGGATGGAACGGTTCGGCGCCGACGGGCTCGTCCTCGGCCTGGTCGAGGGCGGCGCGCTCAAGGTCATCGCGACGGCCGGCGACTCGATGGACGCGCTCGACGAGCTGAAGCTGCACCGCCTGGACGACTCGCTGCCGCTCGCCGAGGCCGTGCTGACCGGCCGGTCCCGGTTCGTCACCTCGCTCGGCGAGCTCGGCCACACCTTTCCCCGGCTCGCCCCGTTCATCCAGCACCTGGAGCTGGACGCGGCGGCCTTCCTGCCGCTGATCGCCCAGGCCCGCCCGGTCGGCGGGCTCGCGCTCTTCTTCCGGGGGCGCAGCGACTTCTCGGCCGAGGACCGCAACCTCTGTCTGGGGCTCGCGGGCATCCTCGCCCAGTCGCTCCAGCGGGCCATCCTCTTCGACCAGGAGCGCGAGTTCGCGACCGGCCTCCAGGCGTCGATGCTGCCTCGGCACGTGCCCGAGGTCCCCGGCGCCGAGATCGCCGTGCGCTACCACGCGGCCTGGGGCGGCCGGGAGGTCGGCGGCGACTGGTACGACGTGATCGCGCTGCCCCGGGGGCGGGTCGGGGTCGTGGTCGGCGACGTCCAGGGCCACGACACCCACGCCGCCGCGATCATGGGCCAGCTGCGGATCGCGATCCGCGCGTACGCGGGGGAGGGGCACCCGCCCGCGACCGTGCTCGCCCGCGCCTCGCGCTTCCTGGCCGAGCTCGACACCGAACGCTTCGCGACCTGTACGTACGCCCAGGTGGACCTCTCCTCCGGCGGTGTACGGGCCGTCCGGGCGGGCCACCTGGGGCCGTTCATCCGGCACACCGACGGCCGGGTGGGCCGCCCCAAACTGCGCGGCGGACTCCCGCTCGGGCTCGCCACCGAGTTCGAGGACGAGGAGTTCCCCGAGACCCGGCTGGACCTGGTGCCCGGCGAGACGATGGTGATGTGCACCGACGGGCTCGTCGAGGAGCCGGGCCTGGACATCGCGGCCGGGATGGACGCCCTGGAGGGGGCCGTCAGAACGGGCCCCGAGGGGGCCGACGCGCTCGCGGACCACCTCTCCGCCACCCTCTGGGAGCGCTGGGGCACCGGTGACGACGTCGCCCTGCTCGTGCTGCGCCGCGCCCCCGACCCGGGCACCCCGCAGGCCCCCCGCATCCACCAGTACATCCACCAGGCCGACCCCGAGGGCCTCGCGGAGTCCCGGGTGGCCCTGCGCCGGGCTCTGGAGGACTGGGGGTTCGGGGAGCTCGTCGACGACGTGGAGCTGGCCGCGGGCGAGCTCCTGGGCAATGTGCTGCTGCACACCGAGGGCGGCGCCGTCCTCACCCTGGAGGTGCTGCCCGAGCCGGTGCGGCGGGTACGGCTGTGGGTCAAGGACCGCTCCAGCGTCCGCCCGCGCCGCCGCACCCCCGGCGAGGCGGCCACCTCCGGGCGCGGTCTGATGCTCATCGAGGCGGTGTCGGCCCGCTGGGGCATCGAGCCCAGGGGCGACGGCAAGGCGGTGTGGTGCGAGTTCGTGCCGGACGGCACGGAGGCGGACCTGTCGGCCGAGCGGCCGGTGGTGCCGCCGGAGGAGCCCCCGGAGGACTGA
- a CDS encoding phosphatidylinositol-specific phospholipase C, whose translation MDRRGFLKGAAVLPAAGLLAYAGAAPARARALGTGDWMAGLGGTTALRQLTIPGTHDTGARFGGLWVKCQSAVVAAQLNAGIRFLDVRCRATGDAFAIHHAAFYQNLMFGDVLIACRDFLAAHPGETVLMRVKQEYSTVGDAEFRRIFDLYLDQKGWRPLFRLDGALPTLGEARGKVVLLADNGGLPGVRYGDPALFDIQDDYNAEPFGKYPKIEAQFRKAADQPGKLYINYVSTAAALPPEWNAARLNPQVRDFLNGSALPGRTGLGIVPMDFPEATSGLIDAVLRHNPAPGARGARPNGWLWADRTTTGHSGAAP comes from the coding sequence ATGGACCGGCGTGGCTTTCTCAAAGGAGCGGCCGTGCTTCCGGCCGCCGGACTCCTCGCGTACGCGGGCGCCGCGCCCGCCCGGGCCCGCGCGCTGGGCACCGGCGACTGGATGGCGGGCCTCGGCGGCACGACCGCGCTGCGGCAGCTGACGATTCCCGGCACGCACGACACCGGCGCCCGCTTCGGCGGCCTGTGGGTGAAGTGCCAGAGCGCGGTCGTCGCCGCTCAGCTGAACGCCGGCATCCGCTTCCTGGACGTACGCTGCCGGGCCACCGGCGACGCCTTCGCCATCCACCACGCCGCCTTCTACCAGAACCTGATGTTCGGCGACGTGCTGATCGCCTGCCGGGACTTCCTCGCCGCCCACCCGGGCGAAACCGTGCTGATGCGCGTCAAGCAGGAGTACTCGACGGTCGGTGACGCGGAGTTCCGCCGGATCTTCGACCTCTACCTCGACCAGAAGGGCTGGCGGCCGCTGTTCCGCCTCGACGGCGCGCTGCCCACGCTGGGCGAGGCACGGGGCAAGGTGGTGCTGCTCGCCGACAACGGCGGTCTGCCCGGCGTGCGCTACGGCGACCCGGCGCTCTTCGACATCCAGGACGACTACAACGCCGAGCCCTTCGGCAAGTACCCCAAGATCGAGGCCCAGTTCCGCAAGGCCGCCGACCAGCCGGGCAAGCTCTACATCAACTATGTGAGCACGGCGGCCGCTCTGCCGCCCGAGTGGAACGCCGCCCGGCTCAACCCGCAGGTCCGCGACTTCCTGAACGGTTCGGCGCTGCCGGGCAGGACCGGCCTCGGCATCGTCCCCATGGACTTCCCCGAAGCGACCTCGGGGCTGATCGACGCGGTACTGCGGCACAATCCCGCCCCCGGCGCCCGGGGGGCGCGGCCGAACGGGTGGCTGTGGGCCGACCGCACCACAACGGGCCACTCGGGTGCGGCTCCGTGA
- a CDS encoding SDR family oxidoreductase: MDGPRAEPAGRALRGRVAVVAGATRGAGRGIAAALGEAGATVVCTGRSSRRHPIPSDYDRGETVEETAELVTRLGGTGVAVAADHLDPAQVKALAERIADEYGAVDVLVNDIWGAELLKGGPADWNTPVWEHDLDDGLRILRLAVDTHLITSHHLLPLLIDRPGGLLVEVTDGTAAYNAAHYRLSVFYDLAKVAVNRLAFSQGHELGPYGGTAVSLTPGWLRSEMMLDAFGVTEENWREAAAPPDFALSESPRFVGRAVAALAADGDRARWNQKSVSSGELARVYGFTDVDGSRPDIWRFLEDRERGLDADPGDYR; encoded by the coding sequence GTGGACGGACCTCGGGCCGAACCGGCCGGGCGGGCGCTGCGCGGGCGCGTGGCCGTGGTGGCCGGGGCCACCCGGGGCGCCGGCCGGGGCATCGCCGCCGCCCTGGGCGAGGCGGGCGCGACCGTGGTGTGCACCGGCCGCAGCAGCCGCAGGCATCCGATCCCGTCCGACTACGACCGCGGCGAGACCGTCGAGGAGACCGCCGAGCTGGTCACCCGGCTCGGCGGCACCGGCGTCGCGGTCGCCGCCGACCACCTCGACCCCGCCCAGGTGAAGGCGCTGGCCGAGCGGATCGCCGACGAGTACGGCGCCGTCGACGTCCTGGTCAACGACATCTGGGGCGCCGAACTCCTCAAGGGCGGCCCCGCCGACTGGAACACGCCGGTCTGGGAGCACGACCTCGACGACGGACTGCGCATCCTGCGGCTCGCCGTCGACACCCATCTGATCACCTCCCATCACCTGCTGCCGCTGCTCATCGACCGGCCCGGCGGCCTGCTGGTCGAGGTGACCGACGGCACCGCCGCCTACAACGCGGCGCACTACCGGCTCTCCGTCTTCTACGACCTGGCCAAGGTCGCCGTGAACCGGCTGGCGTTCTCGCAGGGGCACGAGCTCGGGCCCTACGGAGGCACCGCCGTCTCCCTCACGCCCGGCTGGCTGCGCTCGGAGATGATGCTCGACGCCTTCGGCGTCACCGAGGAGAACTGGCGCGAGGCCGCGGCCCCGCCGGACTTCGCGCTCTCGGAGTCGCCGCGGTTCGTGGGGCGCGCGGTCGCGGCCCTGGCGGCCGACGGCGACCGGGCCCGCTGGAACCAGAAGTCGGTCAGCTCCGGCGAACTCGCCCGCGTCTACGGCTTCACCGACGTCGACGGCTCCCGCCCCGACATCTGGCGCTTCCTGGAGGACCGCGAGCGGGGGCTCGACGCGGACCCCGGGGACTACCGGTGA
- a CDS encoding GNAT family N-acetyltransferase encodes MTEIHTPRLLLRRWDEDDLPALADINADPDVMRWTGDGSVLDLEETAEEMERWEEEWDEEGFGLFAVELLGSGELAGFTGLSVPTYLPEVLPAVEISWRLGRQFWGQGYASEAAHAALEFALQDRGLDRVLAIARVGDSASENVIRKLGMVPEKVTTDRRYGNQVAVHSIDLTEYEG; translated from the coding sequence ATGACCGAGATCCACACCCCCCGTCTGCTCCTGCGCCGCTGGGACGAGGACGACCTGCCCGCCCTGGCCGACATCAACGCCGATCCGGACGTCATGCGCTGGACCGGGGACGGCTCGGTCCTCGATCTGGAGGAGACGGCCGAGGAGATGGAGCGCTGGGAGGAGGAGTGGGACGAGGAGGGCTTCGGGCTCTTCGCCGTCGAACTCCTCGGCTCGGGCGAGCTGGCCGGGTTCACCGGGCTCTCCGTCCCCACCTATCTGCCCGAGGTGCTGCCCGCCGTGGAGATCAGCTGGCGCCTGGGGCGGCAGTTCTGGGGGCAGGGGTACGCCTCGGAGGCCGCGCACGCGGCGCTGGAGTTCGCCCTCCAGGACCGCGGCCTCGACCGGGTCCTCGCCATCGCGCGGGTGGGCGACAGCGCGTCCGAGAACGTGATCCGCAAGCTGGGCATGGTCCCCGAGAAGGTCACGACCGACCGTCGGTACGGCAACCAGGTGGCGGTCCACTCCATCGACCTCACCGAGTACGAGGGCTAG